The genomic interval TACTATATCGTATTTTGATAAAGAGTGTACAAAGTCAATACATTTAGAGCAGGGGAGGAATTAGGTCTATATTATGCATCAAGTCATGATTACATAGAAGATGATTATATATTAGATCTGCTCAGACGAATAAAGAGCTGACTCACAAACAGGGGGAGGTCCTGGGTGTCCTGAATGGCAGCCTTCATCATGGCTACTACATGTTCATTGGTCACCACCTCCTGTGCAGAAAACATGTCAGCTCTTCTCATTAAAACACTCACTAAATACCCTGACACCCTTATCATCACACTCTAACAGAGACCCCCTCATACCCCTTAAAGGGAACCCCCCAAAACGGTTACCCCAAGAtcctaaccctaaaaccttaaAGGACAACACGGGTATGTGTGATTGAACCTGGGGCTGTTTATATAGTGGTGACGAGTAAGTGCTGTTTTCTAACCTTGTACAAGTAAACTTACATGGAGGATGGCGCGGACATTGCAGGAGGTCAGGTTATGCCGTTTGGATTTCCTCTCCAGGTCGATGTCCAGTTGGATGAATTCATGGTCGCTGCATTCGCTGTCATCACAACAGCTCAGAGGCACACTCAGCGCAACTGGACACACAAAATAGACCAGGTGTAGGGAACTGTACTCCAAGATGACACACTGTCCTAGTCCTGACCTAGATCTTATCGGTGTCCAGCCTAAATCCAGTCTAGTCCTACACTTTACTAATGCATTATTATCAACCTTTTACTCAGTTATCCTATTCGTGTTAATGATAAACAGGGCATTCCAGGTATTCTTTCGTCGCCCTTACCAGAGTCATCTTCACTTAGGTCTGCGTCGTCAAAGCCGACAGAGACACATTGCATTCCATCCTTCTTCAATACTTTGGACACAACAGGACATGCGTCTCCTGCATCCAGGGCATGTTTTCTAGGATTCTGTTAATAACAGAGGCAGTAAGATTAATTAGTACGCACgagcgcgcgtacacacacacacacacacacacacacacacacacacacacacacacacacacacacacacacacacacacacacacacacacacacacacacacacacacacacacacacacacaaatcttttAAATGTGTTGACAAAAGCCACCAGATACATATCAATATAATAGAGGGGAATTCGCTAATGAGACGACCGTTTTATAGCGCTTAACcttaaacaaaataacaatattggaAGATCAAACGAAGAAACACACCATAGCAATAAGTAACAATAACTTACCCATGCTCTGATAGCCATTGAACCAGTTTGAATAAACAGCGGCAGGCATGGGCAGCGCTAGCTAGCCTACTAGCTAAGCAGAATCAACCGTGGCTGTATTAAGGAATATATAGCAGGCATGAATATCGCTAACTCAAGAAATgcattaataatattaaaataacaaaCAGTAGGAGTAGAAGGCTAGTTCTAGCGAACCAGCTAGCCAaacatcttcttcttcttcttattcctGCTAAAAGGAAATGCGGCAGAGCGCCACCACTTGTCCTGGCGTGTGGATGTAGAACTTATAGTATAGCGACATATCGATCAGCACGATGAATACATAATCAACAGACATTATCCAGAGTCATAACATCTACCTTACATGTATCAATTTTACGAGAATTGTTATCTCGGaaaatgcatgcatattgtCACATGAAGTCTGGTAAACTCATCATTGAACCGCGTTACCTTGGACTCCTGGTGCACTGAGcaaaatacatgcatacacacgcgcgcgcgcgcacacgcacgcacgcacacacacacacacacacacacacacacacacacacacacacacacacacacacacacacacacacacacacacacacacacacacacagacacacacacgcacagacaatgTATTCCTTTGTGTGTTTTACAAGTTTTTTACAAGCACCTCTTCAAAGAAAAAGAGCATTCCTTTATTACCGTAATAAAGCCTATTTCCCAACCACCACCCCTTCCTTTCCCAGGATATTGAAACTTGTTTGTACATCTTTCGGTGATTTTCTCCATTTTATCTTTTGAAATTCAAGGCCATCCTTTCTGgtcagctgtgtgtgcgtgcgtgggtgtgtatttgtgtgtgtgtgtgtgtgtgtgtgtgtgtgtgtgtgtgtgtgtgtgtgtgtgtgtgtgtgtgtgtgtgtgtgtgtgtgtgtgtgtgtgtgtgtgtatataatattataaaatcCATGTGCACACATCAAACCTTTAGTAGAAACTCTTTGACCAAACAACAGAAAGGAAAACATGAATTCACTTAAGGTGATAATAAGGTTATGATCACTTCATGATCACGGCATGATAATGCAGCATCTGGTACACTGAGCATAACCTTTAACCTCTGAGCAAAGAGGAGGAACCACAGTGTTTACATAAAACTACCGCCTCTCTTTAAGCCAATGACGTTGTCTCCCTCTCTAGGTAAtactcttccctctctctttatctatgagttattctctctctctctctttatgtcttaGAGATAGTCTCTCTATCTAGGTGAAGGTCTCTCGCTCCCTGCCAAGGTGATAGTCTCTCTATTTAGGTGaaagtctctctttctgtcgaGGGGATAGTTTCGCGCTCGCTCCTTGTAGTCTTCCCTCTCCTGCCTGAATTTCGGAGTTGAAGCATGCATAGCAAAGGAAGCTCATGGTACAGTCtgtttctctatctgtctctgttggTGTATTGGTCTACCCATATACATGTAGCTTAGTGTGATATTATAAAACCATGCTTTGTGTATGTTATTTATCGTCAAGAGTTAGTAGATATAAGTTCTCATTGTATACAAATGCTGTtaggcaattaaaaaaaatgaaaaagtaaataaataattattctgAGATCAATAAAAGAAATTCATGGTGTGAAACACATTTAGTCAGACTATGATATGTTATTTATACTAATACTGGATGGGTACCCCAGATTCGATGGAAGTACTAATATTGTTAAGGAAATTCATCCAGGGCTATTttggttattttatttaaccTCATTTACTCGTTTGGTTTGTCTTGTTGAGGTTAAACACCTAATTTGCAAGAGAGACCTGATAGCAAAAAGAAAAGTATTTACAGACAAATGACATGAAAGAGCATAACATGGACAGGTTTATCCACTTTGCAGCAAAACAGGTAGCCTACACAAACCATCATCTTTTTCAGTCAATGTTTAACTATTGAtttaaacacaaagaaacaagcTCCCACGGTCAAGCCGGTTTAGAAGGGTTCCGAGGTCAGACCTATTTGCCTACGTCTAGTCTAGACCAGTGATTCTCAAATGGAGTCTGTTGACCCCCATTTTTGCTGACTTTTTAATCGCTTTTTGTCTGCAGGACCTCAATATTTAATAAAGCTCCTGCATAATTTATGAATagatatatgtttatatgtatagAGTTAAAATGATAGATTTTGTAATATTATCATCTCCAAACTTGCCTGTTGCTTTATCCTGACAGGGCTAAACAAAGACGATGTGGAGAGGATCGTGAGAGGAAAGATATAGTATAGATCTTTCAAAGGATCTATACTATAAATCGAACTATAAATACAAGTAAATAAATTAATCACAAAAGTAATAAAAGAATAATATAGTAttttgtaatatattatatatagttggTTCGATGGGTTGAATTCAGGTTGCAAACTAGACCACTTCCAAAAATGGTAACACAGAAGATCTGTATTTATATTAGGGTGTCCTCAAGAGTGCTCACTTATTGAAATTGGGCTTCACTGGTTTTATGTTTCAGTTCGAATTGCTGTTCCTTTGAGGACTACAAGCTAACGACAGAGTGGCTGTTGAACCAAACCAGCCACCGTCCCAAAGTTGCAGTGATCTGTGGCTCTGGTCTGGGCCTGCTGGCTAACGCTGTGAACAACAGGCAGAGCTTCCGCTATGAAGACATCCCCAACTTCCCCGTCAGTACAAGTAAGATACCGGTACAGATATCCTATCTGTACAATTGATAGGTAAGATATTTGCACAGGTATAAGTACCGGTTACATAACTGtacatctctttaaaagagcatttagctaaactttctttgaggttcccccttttaatagttttttttttctctgaagcactttgagattcttgaatataaagtgcattataaataaaatgtattattattattattattattattattattattattattattatatagagTAAAAGCACTGGTGAGTACAGGTATTTTACCTTCACAGTTAGGATACATGTACAGCTTAGCACAGGTAGGATACAAAACCACCTAATAAAACCCGATAAAACTACATCCTGTATTAAAGGATCAATGTAAAACACCTATGTGTATTCACCCTCATCAATGAATGTGTACTGTCTTCCTTCATACATTAATTGGCGTCTATGCTATATTTGCACTTTATTAACACTGTACACAGTGATAGTATGAGTACTGTAGGTCTAAAATATGCATGTTTATCAGAGGATTTCTTCTGTGTTGCAGTACCGGGCCATGAGGGCTGCCTGGTGTTTGGAACCATAAAGGACCAGTGCTGTGTGTTCATGCAGGGCCGGGTTCATCTCTATGAAGGCTACTCTCTGTGTAAGGTAATGTCttcttctctatctctcaccttctctccaaCACtcacctctctatctctcaccttCACTCTATCGCTCATCTTATCGCTCACACTTCTCTGACATCACAGTGTGtctctagtgacatcacacagtGGCGTATCTGATCTCATGCTCCAGGAGACATCACAGTGTTGTGTACCTGATCTCGTGCTCCATGAGACATCACAGCGTTGTGTATCTGATCTCATGCTCCAGGTGAAATCACAGTGATCTGTATCTGATCTCAGGCTCCAGGTGGCATCACAGCGTTGTGTATCTGATCTCATGCTCCAGGTGAAATCACAGTGATCTGTATCTGATCTCAGGCTCCAGGTGGCATCACAGCGTTGTGTATCTGATCTCATGCTCCAGGTGACCTTCCCAGTGCGGATCTTCAAGCTCTTGGGTGTTGAGACCCTGGTGGTGACCAACGCCTCCGGAGGTATCTGTCAAGACTATAAAGTTGGAGACATCATGGTCATCAAAGACCACATCAACCTGCCTGGCTTtgctggacaacaccctctctgTGGGCCGAATGATGAACGGTATATATCATGAAATCATACTAATAACAATAggtatataaaacaataatccTAAACATTATCAACCCTATCAGGGTCCTCTGATGTGGTGAGATAATTAGAAAagaatgttttcttttacagaAAGAGGCattgatggatagatagagagatgaaTGATGGATGTTGAATCGATGGACAGGTAGATTAACGGATGGATCGAACGGATGAAGAATGGATAGAAACCAAcatggatggatagacagaatggaaaacaaatggctagagagatagatggatggatggatggatggatagactgCATGATTAAAGGCCAGAGGGGTCggtggataaaaacaaacagaaaatcaCACATTCTAACGTTAGCTAAAGATTGGTCAACACTCCAGCGAGGAAAGATAGTGTGGGACGCCTCCAGTAAATGCATTTTCTGCGGTCAAAGTCAACAATGTCCTTTATCATGAAGTCCTCCAGTCTCCTCCACAACACAGTGTGTTCCCTCTGCTAGGTTTGGGGTCCGGTTCCCCTGCATGTCCGACGCCTACAGTAAAGACCTGCGGCGGCTGGCCCTGGACATCAGCTCTGAGATGGGCTGCAGTGACTTTGTCAGGGAGGGGGTTTACTGCATGGTGAGCGGGCCCAACTTTGAGACCATCGCTGAGGCCCGCATGCTGCAGGTCCTGGGCTGTGACGCCGTCGGTGAGCTATGACATCACACTACCACTGCATTACGTCATGTCGGTGAGCTATGACATCACACAACCATTGCATTACGTCATGTCGGTGAGCTATGACATCACACAACCATTGCATTGCATCATGTCGGTGAGCTATGACATCACACTACCATTACATTACGTCATGTCGGTGAGCTATGACATCACACAATGATTACAATACATCATGTCGGTGAGCTATGACATCACACAATGACATCGTGCTGCTCAGAGATAGGACCTAACCCAACGACGAGTTGGACAGATATCACAAAACGACATCATCAGTTTGTAAAATATGACACACCATTACATTACATCATGCTGGTGAGATATGACAGGTCCAAATGACAACCCCTACAACTAACAGGGAATCCATGCCTCCTGCCCATGCTACTTGTCCAACCCTTAAGCAGTGCCTCCTTACATGATACATAGACTAATTAAAGTGTTATGCAATTTCTTCATCAGGTATGAGCACAGTTCCAGAGGTGACTGTAGCCAAGCACTGTGGCATTCGAGTGTTTGGCCTTTCTCTGATAACTAATAAGGTAAGTACATCTCTGATAACTATGAAGTATTTACATCTCAGATAACCAATGAGGGTCTGACTCCCTGTGGTCACTGAAGATCCCATGTCATTCATCTCAAGGGTCAGGGGCTAACCCTAGTGTCCTGGCCTAATCCACAACCTGGCTCTTGTACATGTCCACAtaatgagacagaaagacagtaGTTGTAATTCTGCCAGACAGTATTGTGTGTGGTTCTACTAAAGACAGTATGTGTAGTTCTGCTATAGACAGTATTGTATGTGTTGTTCTACTATAGACagtattgtgtatgtgttgttcTACTAAAAACCGTATGTGTAGTTCTACTATAGACTGTATGTGTAGTTCTGCTATAGACAGTATTGTATATGTGTAGTTCTACTATAGAACGTAGGTGTACTTCTGCTATAGacagtgttgtgtatgtgttgttcTACTGCAGGTGTCTCTGGACTACAGCAGGGAGGAAATGGTGAACCACGAGGACGTTCTGCTGACCGGTAAGATGAGAGCCGAGTTTCTGCAAAAGCTGGTCGCCACTCTGATAATACGCTGCAACCATCAGGAACAATAGCGCCTCAGACCACAGCCCCGGGACCCAGAACACCACCCAAACCCCCACCCAACCTGGACCAAGAACACCACCCATAACCCCCCCCAACCTGAACCAAGAACACCACCCACAACCCCACCCAACCTAGACCAAGAACACCACCCATAACCCCACCCAACCTGAACCAAGAACACCACCCGTAACCCCACCCAACCTGAACCGAGAACACCACCCATAACCCCACCCAACCTGAACCAAGAACACCACCCGTAACCCCAACCAACCTGGACCAAGAACACCACCCATAACCCCACCCAACCTGAACCAAGAACACCACCCAACCTGAACCAAGAACACCACCAATAACACCTCTTCCCCAGGACCTAGAAGCACCCCTAAAACCACCCTTCCTGAACCACTAACCCCACCTCCCCAGACCCAATACACCATGTCCTCGGGCATAATACCCCCACCTTTAACACCACTTCGCTGGGACCCATAGAACCACTTCATCTGGAAAAATAACACCAGCATCGCTCCTGAACCAATAGCACCACCACCCCAGGACCATGAAGGCACCGGATTTACCATAGTCAAGGATAATGGCAGGGTTTTACTGTACAATATCAAAGTGGCAATgtataaagagaaaaaaaatacatttggagtatttttgtaaatatgcacctacacacaataaaaaaatatttgcggGCCTTAAAACGAGTATCAGGCTTTGCTGCCATCTGCTGGCAAAGGTATGAAATACGATTTGGCAAAAAAGGAAGATTGTATGGGAAACATTGGTCTGGTCTTGTTCATTTATTAACAAATGAATACATAGTTCGGTTACGGAGAAGGCCAATTAGACATGAGTAGTCATTCATGGAAAACAAATACATGATCCGTTGTTCATTGACAACCACACAATCCTAGTCTCTTCCAACTGGCGAGGAGAAGTCAGGGGAGAAGTCCCAGTGACCCGGCCCCCACACCTGGGGGTCTCCACATATATCCAGAGGTCTAGGTGGCTTCAGGTATCAAGAAGATCCTTTGGTTTTCCTGATCATGGCCTCCAACACACCCCACTCTTCCGGAGTCACCTGCAAAAAAACACCCAAACAGTTTGATGGTTTAGAGcgggggtcaccaacacagtgcccgcgggcatcatggcgcccgcaaggaccccatgaggcgcccgcaggcctgttctaaacacagcactactcattcttgaacaactctttcccaccttttttttcattgttgataattattgtgagaaatcattaacatgacttaattaattgacatgtcttcacatagatgagtatcattaatcattaatagtaatatataactaaaggcaaactgagcaaatttgttatttcagaagagtgtaaaGAACTGGGCGCCCTTCGTCTGACTCAGTGCCcgtgaagtagctctcaggttcaaagaGGTTGGTGACCCCCGGGTTAGAGCGTCAGGGTGGAACAGTGTTGGGGTGAGAGGATAGGGTGACACGGTGGAGGGCCTTGGGGTGGGATGGGTTGGGGAAGTTGGAAGGACGGACCTTCTTCAGTTCGTTGAACTCCCCGGCCATGGAGACATACTCTCCTCCGTCCATCCGGATGACCTGAGGGGACGAGGCACACACGCTTCAACTCTACGCTGcagagcacatacacacagcatcGATAGACATTAAAGATCATCATGTTAACCATGGTAACCTCCCCACTCACCGCTCCAGAGACCCAGCTAGCATAGTCGCTAACGAGGTAAGCGGCCAGGTTAGCGATCTCGCCGGGGGTCCCCAGACGGCCTGCGGGGATCCGACCAAGCATCGACTTCTCAAACTGCCCCGTGGGGTCCAACCGGCTGAACGCACCCTGGAACCGTGTAGGAAACATGAGCAAACATGCGCACAAATAAGTTACACCATACAAACTTATATCCACTACAAAAGCCAAAGAACTTGAATTGGCCCTACTTATATAATCCTATTTATACGACTCCAAACAATGTTTGTGTTAACTTATTGCCAGGACAAGAACATGCATTGTTAGGGTTTCCACTACTGGTTGCTGTCCGTACAGCCTATGCGAACAACACACCAATATTCTGTACGTTTCAAGTATGTCAACGCTTGTAGTCCATCCCGAGGAGCTGTGTGTGAGCCGCTATGCGTCAGCAGTGCTCCTCATGTTCCtagtctgtgattggctgaagcctGAGCGGTACCATAGTTGTACTCGTTGAAGACTGCGCTCTACCTTCGTTTTGATTGGTCCAGGCTGGATGACGTTGAACCTCATCCCGTAGCGCCCCCACTCAGCAGCCAGTGACCTGGAACACAGTTAAACTGGTAACACTGGTATATACCTGCTACACTGGCCTTCACACTGGTTTATACTGGCCTATACTGATTACAGTAGGAACTCTGGTTAATAGTAGTTAATACAGATTATAATGGCTTTTATTGGGTTATACTGCTTAATACTATGTGTATACTCGTTAATACTGATTACAAAGCATTATACAAGTTTATACTGATAACACTGGTTTAAACTGCTTCCACTGGTGTATACTGGTTAGAACTTGTTAGGCTTTGTAAACGTTCCAGTATCCAGTATTAAACTTGTTTGAACGTTTACAAAGGCTAACACAGGTTTATACTGGTTACACTGATTCATACTGATTTCAATGGCTTGTACTGATTCCACTGGTTTATAGTGATAATATGGTAAATACTGGTTACACTGGCTTATTATAATTAGACGGGTTTATACTGGTTACACTGGCTTATAATGGT from Gadus morhua chromosome 11, gadMor3.0, whole genome shotgun sequence carries:
- the pnp4b gene encoding purine nucleoside phosphorylase 4b → MHSKGSSCSNCCSFEDYKLTTEWLLNQTSHRPKVAVICGSGLGLLANAVNNRQSFRYEDIPNFPVSTIPGHEGCLVFGTIKDQCCVFMQGRVHLYEGYSLCKVTFPVRIFKLLGVETLVVTNASGGICQDYKVGDIMVIKDHINLPGFAGQHPLCGPNDERFGVRFPCMSDAYSKDLRRLALDISSEMGCSDFVREGVYCMVSGPNFETIAEARMLQVLGCDAVGMSTVPEVTVAKHCGIRVFGLSLITNKVSLDYSREEMVNHEDVLLTGKMRAEFLQKLVATLIIRCNHQEQ